One Gordonia pseudamarae genomic window, ACGACGTTCCTGCGCAGCCTCGGCGAGGCCACCACCGCGGACCCGCAGGTCATCATCGCCGACAACGGGTCGGTCGACGGCGCGCCGGAGAGAGCCGAGCGCGAGTTCGCCTCGGCGCGGGTGGTGCGCACCGGCGGCAACATCGGCTACGGCGGTGCGGTCAACCGGGGCGTGGCCGAACTCGGGCCCGACATCGACTACGTGGTGGTGGCCAACCCTGACGTCGAATGGTCGCCGGGCTCCCTCGACGAACTGATCGCGGCGACAGAGCGCTGGCCGCGCGCCGGATCTCTCGGACCACTGATCCACGAACCCGACGGATCGGTGTACCCGTCGGCGCGGCGCGTTCCCGATCTGTTGTCGGGGACCGGCCACGCACTGTTCTCCACCATCTGGAAATCCAATCCGTGGACCACGGCCTACCGTGCCGACGACGTCGCGCCGAGCGAACGACCCGTCGGGTGGCTGTCGGGGTCGTGTGTGGTGTTGCGGCGGACGGCGTTCGACTCGATCGACGGATTCGATTCGCGCTACTTCATGTACATGGAGGACGTCGATCTCGGCGATCGGCTGGGCAAGGCGGGCTGGCTCAACGTGTACGTGCCGTCGGCGGTCATCACCCACACCAAAGGGCACAGCGCCGGCAAGAATCCGGAGCTGATGCTGCCGGCGCACCACCGCAGCGCGTACCGGTTCCAGGCCGACCGTAACCCCGGTCTGCTGCGCGCGCCGCTGCGGCTGGCCTTGCGCATCGGACTGGCGGTGCGTTCGAAGCTGGCCGTACGCGCGGCCCGCAAGGCACTCGACAATAACGGGGGACATGTGACAGGGGATCAACGATGACGAATCCGGCAACCCACAATGACGCCGACGCCGCCGGACGACATGAGGCGTCCGACGATGTGCGGCCCGAGGTACAGGCGGTCGTCCTCGTCGGCGGCAAGGGGACCAGGCTGCGGCCGCTGACGTTGTCGGCGCCCAAACCGATGCTGCCGACAGCCGGGCTGCCGTTCCTGACGCATCTGCTCTCCCGGATCAAGGCCGCGGGCATCGAGGACGTGGTGCTCGGCACCTCGTTCCAGGCGCACGTGTTCTCCGAATACTACGGCGACGGATCCAAACTCGGCCTGCGGCTGCGGTACGTGACCGAGGAGGAACCGCTGGGCACCGGCGGCGCCATCCGCAATGTGCTCGGCGAACTGACCGCCGACACCATTCTGGTGTTCAACGGTGACGTTCTCGGCGGCACCGATGTGCGTCAGGTTCTCGACACCCACCGCACCAGCGGCGCGGACGTCACGATGCACCTGGTCAGGGTGTCCGATCCACGGGCCTTCGGCTGTGTGCCCACCGACGAGACGGGTCGGGTCACCGACTTCCTGGAGAAGACGCAGGATCCGCCGACGGACCAGATCAACGCCGGCGCGTACGTCTTCCGTCGCTCGATCATCGAACAGATCCCGGAGGGCCGTCCGGTGTCGGTGGAACGCGAGGTGTTCCCGGGACTGCTCAGCTCCGGGGTACACATCCAGGGGCATGTCGACTACTCGTACTGGCGCGACATGGGCACCCCCGAAGATTTCGTCCGCGGGTCGGCCGACCTGGTGCGGGGTATCGCCCCCTCGCCCGCGCTCGGTGACCGGCGGGGCGAGTCCCTCGTCCACGAGGGCGCGGGTGTGGGACCGGGGGCGTTGTTGATCGGCGGCACCGTCGTCGGGCGCGGCGCCGAGATCGGTCCGGGTGCCAGGCTCGACGGCGCGGTGGTCTTCGACGGTGCGGTGATCGAG contains:
- a CDS encoding glycosyltransferase family 2 protein, whose translation is MTSQLAVVTVTYNSGDYLTTFLRSLGEATTADPQVIIADNGSVDGAPERAEREFASARVVRTGGNIGYGGAVNRGVAELGPDIDYVVVANPDVEWSPGSLDELIAATERWPRAGSLGPLIHEPDGSVYPSARRVPDLLSGTGHALFSTIWKSNPWTTAYRADDVAPSERPVGWLSGSCVVLRRTAFDSIDGFDSRYFMYMEDVDLGDRLGKAGWLNVYVPSAVITHTKGHSAGKNPELMLPAHHRSAYRFQADRNPGLLRAPLRLALRIGLAVRSKLAVRAARKALDNNGGHVTGDQR
- the manB gene encoding mannose-1-phosphate guanylyltransferase; amino-acid sequence: MTNPATHNDADAAGRHEASDDVRPEVQAVVLVGGKGTRLRPLTLSAPKPMLPTAGLPFLTHLLSRIKAAGIEDVVLGTSFQAHVFSEYYGDGSKLGLRLRYVTEEEPLGTGGAIRNVLGELTADTILVFNGDVLGGTDVRQVLDTHRTSGADVTMHLVRVSDPRAFGCVPTDETGRVTDFLEKTQDPPTDQINAGAYVFRRSIIEQIPEGRPVSVEREVFPGLLSSGVHIQGHVDYSYWRDMGTPEDFVRGSADLVRGIAPSPALGDRRGESLVHEGAGVGPGALLIGGTVVGRGAEIGPGARLDGAVVFDGAVIEAGAVVERSIVGFGARLGPRALVRDTVIGDGADIGARCELLRGARVWPGVTIPDNGIRFSSDI